A genomic region of Trifolium pratense cultivar HEN17-A07 linkage group LG3, ARS_RC_1.1, whole genome shotgun sequence contains the following coding sequences:
- the LOC123918425 gene encoding protein SUPPRESSOR OF npr1-1, CONSTITUTIVE 1-like has product MHYYDYIPYIAQAMVDCYGLSWLEISNCESLSNLPIDLFKLKFLRRLYLSGCLNLEKFPEIEENMKSLTVLTLDRTAIKELPSSLHHLVSLEELSLYNCQNLESIPPSIGSLRKLNKLSIMYCESLETFPSSIFKLKLTKLDLHGCSMLKIFSEILEPAETFVHINLTKTAIKELPSSLEYLVGLQTLCLKLCSDLVSLPNSVVNLNYLSELDCSGCCSLTEIPSNI; this is encoded by the coding sequence ATGCATTATTATGATTATATACCTTACATTGCTCAAGCCATGGTAGATTGCTATGGCTTAAGTTGGTTAGAGATCTCCAACTGTGAATCCCTCTCGAACCTTCCAATTGACCTTTTTAAGTTGAAATTTCTAAGAAGACTTTACCTCAGTGGTTGCTTGAATTTAGAGAAGTTCCCTGAAATCGAGGAGAATATGAAAAGTTTGACTGTGCTCACGTTAGACAGAACTGCAATCAAGGAACTACCTTCATCCTTGCACCATTTGGTCAGCCTCGAAGAATTGAGCTTGTACAATTGCCAGAACCTCGAGTCTATTCCACCTTCGATTGGAAGTCTAAGAAAACTCAACAAGTTAAGCATTATGTACTGTGAATCACTTGAAACTTTTCCTAGCagtattttcaaattgaagttGACAAAACTTGATTTGCATGGCTGCTCAATGCTGAAGATCTTCTCAGAGATCTTGGAGCCTGCTGAAACTTTTGTTCACATTAACTTAACAAAAACAGCGATTAAGGAACTGCCTTCATCCTTGGAGTATTTGGTTGGACTTCAAACCTTGTGCCTGAAGTTATGCAGTGATCTGGTGTCACTTCCAAACAGCGTTGTTAATCTAAACTATCTATCTGAGCTTGATTGTTCTGGCTGTTGCAGTTTAACAGAAATCCCAAGTAATATATAA
- the LOC123918426 gene encoding vacuolar iron transporter 1, whose amino-acid sequence MAGGDEHRLRLEPEKQSLLNRHTEKHFTAGEIVRDIIIGVSDGLTVPFALAAGLSGANATSSIVLTAGIAEVAAGAISMGLGGYLAAKGEADHYNRELKREQEEIITVPETEAAEVAEILAEYGIEEHEYGPVVNALRKNPQAWLDFMMKFELGLEKPDPRRALYSAMTIAIAYVLGGVVPLIPYMFIPNAAEAVLFSVVVTLIALLIFGFVKGCFTGNKPLRSALETALIGAIASAAAYGLAKAFHS is encoded by the exons ATGGCTGGTGGAGACGAACACAGACTAAGGCTTGAACCTGAGAAACAGAGCCTTCTCAATCGCCACACGGAAAAACACTTCACCGCCGGGGAAATCGTCCGTGACATTATCATCGGCGTCTCCGACGGACTCACCGTCCCCTTCGCTCTTGCCGCCGGTCTATCCGGCGCCAATGCAACTTCTTCCATCGTCCTGACTGCCGGAATCGCAGAAGTCGCCGCCGGTGCAATCTCGATGGGATTGGGCGGTTATTTGGCAGCAAAAGGTGAAGCTGATCATTACAATAGAGAATTGAAAAGAGAACAAGAAGAAATCATCACAGTACCAGAAACTG AAGCGGCTGAGGTGGCGGAGATATTGGCGGAGTATGGAATAGAGGAGCATGAATATGGACCAGTGGTGAATGCTCTGAGAAAGAATCCACAAGCATGGCTTGATTTCATGAtgaa ATTTGAGCTGGGACTAGAGAAGCCAGATCCAAGGAGAGCATTGTATAGTGCAATGACAATTGCCATTGCTTATGTATTGGGTGGAGTTGTTCCTCTCATTCCTTACATGTTCATTCCAAATGCAGCAGAGGCTGTTCTGTTTTCAGTAGTTGTTACACTGATTGCATTGCTTATATTTGGCTTTGTCAAAGGATGCTTCACCGGCAACAAACCTCTCAGAAGTGCTTTGGAAACTGCTTTAATCGGCGCCATTGCCTCTGCGGCTGCTTATGGTTTGGCAAAGGCTTTCCATTCCTAG
- the LOC123918427 gene encoding heat stress transcription factor A-8 isoform X2 encodes MSAIDGFLIYQGFKKIDADHWEFANENFIRGQKHLLKNIRRRKHPHGADQQKALPQKDNRGDEQSQEATNHSLWKEVENLKSDRNSLTQELVKHKQRLESSESKLLLLSDRLEGMEKHQQQMLSFLVMVVQCPGFLAQLLHPKENNWRLADAGNVLYQDDEPVSSDGMIIKYTPPVAEKRKPVVPRSPAFDKQPEPEISADGLKDLCISSEFLKLLLDEKLSPLDTHSPFLVPDFPDDGSWEKLFLGSPVLENAEDTDHGNEEHTVSGLEMEHTISAAPNERSAFEAMIIEMENTQA; translated from the coding sequence ATGTCAGCAATTGATGGCTTTTTAATTTATCAGGGTTTCAAGAAAATTGATGCAGATCACTGGGAGTTTGCAAATGAGAACTTCATCAGGGGTCAAAAGCATTTGCTGAAGAATATACGTAGAAGGAAACATCCACATGGTGCAGATCAGCAGAAAGCATTGCCACAGAAAGACAATCGTGGTGATGAACAATCACAAGAAGCAACGAATCACAGCCTTTGGAAAGAAGTTGAGAATCTCAAATCTGATAGAAACTCCCTCACGCAAGAGTTGGTCAAACATAAGCAGCGCCTAGAATCTTCTGAGAGTAAATTGCTTCTATTGAGTGATCGTCTTGAAGGAATGGAGAAGCATCAGCAGCAGATGCTATCATTCTTGGTCATGGTTGTGCAGTGCCCTGGATTCCTGGCTCAGCTGCTTCACCCTAAGGAAAATAATTGGCGTTTGGCTGATGCTGGGAATGTGTTGTACCAAGATGACGAACCAGTTTCTTCTGATGGGATGATTATAAAGTATACGCCACCTGTTGCTGAAAAACGAAAGCCTGTAGTTCCACGATCTCCTGCCTTTGATAAGCAACCAGAACCCGAAATTTCTGCAGATGGGTTAAAAGACTTGTGCATCAGTTCTGAGTTCTTGAAATTGCTTCTAGATGAGAAACTGTCTCCATTAGATACTCATTCTCCGTTTCTTGTACCAGATTTTCCTGATGACGGTTCATGGGAAAAACTATTTTTAGGCAGTCCTGTCCTCGAAAATGCTGAAGATACTGATCATGGAAACGAGGAGCACACTGTTAGTGGCTTGGAGATGGAACACACCATATCTGCAGCTCCAAATGAAAGATCTGCTTTTGAAGCGATGATTATAGAAATGGAGAATACTCAAGCATGA
- the LOC123918427 gene encoding heat stress transcription factor A-8 isoform X1 translates to MVKAASNDNGSVSSSSSSVAPFLNKCYDMVEDRSTDSIIYWSQFGHSFIISNVDQFSLTLLPNYFKHNNFSSFVRQLNIYGFKKIDADHWEFANENFIRGQKHLLKNIRRRKHPHGADQQKALPQKDNRGDEQSQEATNHSLWKEVENLKSDRNSLTQELVKHKQRLESSESKLLLLSDRLEGMEKHQQQMLSFLVMVVQCPGFLAQLLHPKENNWRLADAGNVLYQDDEPVSSDGMIIKYTPPVAEKRKPVVPRSPAFDKQPEPEISADGLKDLCISSEFLKLLLDEKLSPLDTHSPFLVPDFPDDGSWEKLFLGSPVLENAEDTDHGNEEHTVSGLEMEHTISAAPNERSAFEAMIIEMENTQA, encoded by the exons ATGGTGAAAGCAGCGAGCAACGATAATGgttctgtttcttcttcttcttcttctgtgGCACCTTTCTTGAACAAATGTTACGATATGGTTGAAGATCGTTCAACAGATTCAATCATCTATTGGTCTCAATTCGGTCACAGTTTCATCATCTCCAACGTTGATCAATTCTCTCTCACTCTTCTTCCCAATTATTTCAAACACAACAATTTCTCCAGTTTCGTTAGACAACTCAATATCTAT GGTTTCAAGAAAATTGATGCAGATCACTGGGAGTTTGCAAATGAGAACTTCATCAGGGGTCAAAAGCATTTGCTGAAGAATATACGTAGAAGGAAACATCCACATGGTGCAGATCAGCAGAAAGCATTGCCACAGAAAGACAATCGTGGTGATGAACAATCACAAGAAGCAACGAATCACAGCCTTTGGAAAGAAGTTGAGAATCTCAAATCTGATAGAAACTCCCTCACGCAAGAGTTGGTCAAACATAAGCAGCGCCTAGAATCTTCTGAGAGTAAATTGCTTCTATTGAGTGATCGTCTTGAAGGAATGGAGAAGCATCAGCAGCAGATGCTATCATTCTTGGTCATGGTTGTGCAGTGCCCTGGATTCCTGGCTCAGCTGCTTCACCCTAAGGAAAATAATTGGCGTTTGGCTGATGCTGGGAATGTGTTGTACCAAGATGACGAACCAGTTTCTTCTGATGGGATGATTATAAAGTATACGCCACCTGTTGCTGAAAAACGAAAGCCTGTAGTTCCACGATCTCCTGCCTTTGATAAGCAACCAGAACCCGAAATTTCTGCAGATGGGTTAAAAGACTTGTGCATCAGTTCTGAGTTCTTGAAATTGCTTCTAGATGAGAAACTGTCTCCATTAGATACTCATTCTCCGTTTCTTGTACCAGATTTTCCTGATGACGGTTCATGGGAAAAACTATTTTTAGGCAGTCCTGTCCTCGAAAATGCTGAAGATACTGATCATGGAAACGAGGAGCACACTGTTAGTGGCTTGGAGATGGAACACACCATATCTGCAGCTCCAAATGAAAGATCTGCTTTTGAAGCGATGATTATAGAAATGGAGAATACTCAAGCATGA